In Phycisphaerae bacterium, the following proteins share a genomic window:
- a CDS encoding cation diffusion facilitator family transporter, which yields MSKEQKNNEAFDQIIKVTWLGIFINLSLVIAKIITGLIVSSMAMVADGFHSLSDLMTDFAIILGVKISKKEPDKDHPYGHGWAENFITVFTGIPLGIAGGYMVIKAVHSIADHKISQIGMPVLTVAVIAIILKEYSFVVTKRVAVRLSSSMLYANAWDHRSDALSSLAVAIGAISSMLGLAYADQMAAIFVGLMIVFVAIKILKDSIGQFTARAVDEKTNQQIKQIISSQPQIRNWHKLRTRTVGRELFMDLHILVDPTLSITAAHDIAEALENEMHRQISQPVNIVIHIEPNE from the coding sequence ATGTCCAAAGAGCAAAAAAATAACGAGGCTTTCGACCAAATCATAAAAGTCACGTGGTTGGGGATATTTATCAACCTATCTCTCGTAATAGCAAAAATTATTACAGGTTTAATTGTATCTTCGATGGCAATGGTAGCCGACGGATTTCATTCTCTGTCAGACCTTATGACAGATTTTGCAATTATTCTCGGCGTAAAGATAAGCAAAAAAGAACCGGATAAAGACCATCCATACGGACACGGCTGGGCTGAAAACTTTATTACCGTTTTCACAGGGATTCCGCTGGGCATAGCGGGCGGATATATGGTTATCAAAGCGGTCCACAGCATCGCGGACCATAAAATCTCGCAAATAGGCATGCCGGTTCTCACTGTTGCCGTGATAGCAATCATTCTCAAGGAATACTCGTTTGTCGTTACAAAAAGAGTAGCTGTCAGATTGTCCAGCTCGATGCTTTATGCCAATGCGTGGGACCACCGTTCAGACGCTTTAAGCTCGCTGGCAGTAGCGATAGGAGCCATATCCTCCATGTTAGGCCTTGCTTACGCAGACCAGATGGCAGCGATTTTCGTCGGTCTAATGATTGTTTTTGTGGCAATTAAAATACTAAAAGACTCAATCGGACAGTTCACGGCAAGAGCCGTCGATGAAAAAACAAACCAGCAAATCAAACAGATTATTTCATCGCAGCCGCAAATACGAAACTGGCACAAGCTGCGGACAAGAACCGTCGGCAGAGAACTTTTTATGGATTTGCATATCCTTGTCGACCCGACACTTTCGATAACAGCGGCTCACGATATTGCGGAAGCCCTTGAAAATGAAATGCACCGGCAAATCTCCCAGCCGGTAAATATCGTCATTCATATTGAACCGAACGAATAA
- the glmM gene encoding phosphoglucosamine mutase, producing MAQNLIISISGMRGIVGENLNASTAANYGCAFGTFLKNSKGKKKLTIAIGSDSRPSGDMIKMAIASGLCSVGVNIIDLGTVTTPTVGIMVRHLECDGGVVVTASHNPIEYNGIKLLTSKGIAPPAGMAEKIKTIFTEGNFAFVSSAECGRIIIDYSGDTVHIEKVLACVSKSQIIGKRFRVVLDSVNGAGARPGKRLLSMFGCRVIAINDAPTGLFAHKPEPLAENLTQLCEAVKKNGANMGFAQDPDADRLAIVDENGRYIGEEYTLALAAKYIFSHRKGSAAANLSTSRMIDDVAQEAGCEVIRTPVGEANVAGAMIKNNCVIGGEGNGGVIDLRVGPVRDSLVGIAIILQLCAETGKTISQLVDEIPAYQTIKQKFAADKKQAEKIITQAKKIFKKAKVNEDDGCRFDLEDGWVHLRTSNTEPVIRLIAEFKEDADPQKYIDKVTAIIQKITD from the coding sequence ATGGCACAGAACCTAATTATCTCAATCAGCGGAATGAGGGGAATTGTCGGAGAAAATCTAAACGCGTCAACGGCGGCGAACTATGGCTGCGCGTTCGGCACATTTCTCAAAAACTCCAAAGGCAAAAAGAAACTTACCATCGCTATCGGCTCTGACAGCAGACCGTCAGGCGATATGATAAAAATGGCCATAGCATCGGGGTTATGCTCGGTCGGTGTAAATATAATCGATTTGGGAACGGTAACCACTCCAACCGTAGGCATTATGGTCAGGCATCTCGAATGCGACGGCGGCGTGGTTGTTACCGCCTCTCATAATCCAATCGAATACAACGGAATCAAGCTGCTTACAAGCAAAGGAATTGCCCCGCCGGCAGGAATGGCGGAAAAAATAAAGACTATTTTTACCGAAGGCAATTTCGCTTTCGTCTCCTCCGCCGAGTGCGGCAGGATTATAATAGATTACAGCGGCGATACCGTTCATATCGAAAAGGTTCTTGCCTGTGTAAGCAAGAGCCAGATAATCGGAAAGAGGTTCAGAGTCGTTCTGGACAGCGTAAACGGAGCAGGAGCAAGGCCCGGAAAAAGACTTCTGTCGATGTTCGGCTGCCGGGTTATAGCGATAAACGATGCGCCGACCGGCTTGTTCGCACATAAACCGGAACCGCTGGCCGAAAACCTGACGCAACTGTGCGAAGCGGTTAAGAAAAACGGTGCTAATATGGGGTTTGCCCAGGACCCCGACGCCGACAGGCTGGCAATCGTCGATGAAAACGGCAGATATATCGGCGAAGAATACACACTTGCGCTTGCGGCAAAATATATTTTCAGCCATAGAAAAGGCTCGGCAGCGGCTAATCTTTCTACGTCACGAATGATTGACGATGTCGCGCAGGAGGCCGGATGCGAAGTTATCCGAACGCCGGTAGGCGAGGCGAACGTCGCAGGGGCAATGATAAAAAATAACTGCGTAATCGGCGGCGAAGGCAACGGCGGAGTTATCGATTTGAGAGTCGGGCCTGTACGCGACAGTCTTGTCGGGATAGCGATTATCCTGCAGCTTTGCGCCGAAACCGGAAAAACAATAAGCCAGCTCGTTGACGAAATACCGGCTTATCAAACGATAAAACAAAAATTTGCCGCTGATAAAAAGCAGGCTGAGAAAATAATTACGCAGGCAAAAAAAATATTCAAAAAGGCGAAAGTAAATGAGGACGATGGATGCAGGTTTGACCTCGAAGACGGCTGGGTTCATTTGCGGACAAGTAATACAGAGCCTGTAATTAGACTAATCGCTGAATTCAAAGAAGATGCGGACCCGCAGAAATACATAGACAAAGTCACGGCTATAATACAAAAAATTACAGACTGA
- a CDS encoding DNA topoisomerase VI subunit B translates to MTVTDMATKKRHQTEQMSFDFGGDSESNTKKAKTKETRKTKEIAETPSEQPQEETPKEKSRTARAGTAESMAAKQRDISVSEFFAKNRQLLGFDNPRKALLTAIKEAVDNSLDACEEAHILPDITVTIKQLTEKKFTIIVRDNGPGIVKQQIPNIFAKLLYGSKFHSLKMSRGQQGIGISAAGMYGLLTTGEPVQIISRTDKRKKASHYHVQIDTGKNKPMVVLDEDCDFELPTGTQVIITLEGKYQKGKQSVDEYLAMTAMANPHAEIIYNSPDGTLYEYKRQLNKRPFIPVEIKPHPYGVELGLFYNMARESTAKNLSAFLHRDFSRVSSNMACEMCKKAKLSKNMRLTALTLKEAEVLHGIINETKIMAPPVNCIGPIGETELEHGLKRTVEAEFYATCTRKPSVYRGNPFLIEAAIAYGFKTEQDSGNGDDEDKQVQMELKRFANRVPLLYQQGACAIHKAVTEINWRNYSLSQSRGALPMGPIILMVHIASVWVPFTSESKEAIAHYPEIIKEIKLAIQECGRKLGMHLRRQKRIKQELAKRGYIETYLPYIGEALQEILDLKTEQVKTVVSRLKEVLEKTRQI, encoded by the coding sequence ATGACAGTCACGGATATGGCCACAAAGAAAAGACACCAAACAGAACAAATGAGTTTTGATTTTGGCGGCGATTCGGAGTCAAACACGAAAAAGGCAAAAACAAAAGAGACCCGAAAAACAAAAGAAATCGCTGAAACCCCTTCAGAACAACCGCAGGAAGAAACGCCTAAAGAAAAGTCCAGGACAGCCAGGGCAGGCACCGCAGAATCAATGGCGGCAAAACAGCGTGATATCAGCGTAAGCGAATTCTTCGCCAAAAACAGGCAGTTGCTCGGATTCGACAACCCACGGAAAGCCCTGCTTACCGCTATCAAAGAGGCTGTGGATAATTCGCTCGATGCATGCGAAGAAGCGCATATTCTGCCCGACATAACTGTAACTATAAAACAACTCACAGAGAAAAAATTTACCATAATAGTAAGAGACAATGGACCCGGCATTGTTAAACAGCAAATTCCAAATATTTTCGCCAAGCTGCTCTACGGCAGCAAGTTTCACAGCCTTAAAATGTCCAGAGGCCAGCAGGGTATCGGCATATCGGCGGCGGGAATGTACGGATTACTAACTACCGGCGAACCTGTACAGATTATTTCAAGAACCGACAAAAGAAAAAAAGCATCGCATTATCATGTACAAATCGACACCGGCAAAAATAAGCCTATGGTCGTGCTTGACGAAGACTGCGATTTCGAACTGCCTACGGGAACGCAGGTAATCATAACACTCGAAGGAAAATACCAGAAGGGAAAGCAGTCCGTCGATGAATACCTCGCAATGACGGCGATGGCCAATCCGCATGCCGAGATAATCTATAATTCGCCGGACGGCACATTATATGAATACAAACGGCAACTCAATAAAAGGCCTTTTATACCTGTTGAGATAAAACCCCATCCTTACGGCGTCGAACTGGGGCTGTTTTACAATATGGCAAGGGAAAGTACAGCCAAAAATCTTTCAGCTTTCCTGCACCGTGATTTTTCCCGCGTAAGTTCCAATATGGCATGCGAGATGTGCAAAAAAGCAAAACTTTCAAAGAATATGCGCCTGACAGCACTGACTTTGAAAGAGGCTGAAGTTTTGCACGGTATAATAAATGAAACAAAAATAATGGCTCCGCCGGTAAACTGCATCGGGCCGATAGGTGAAACCGAACTTGAGCACGGATTAAAAAGAACTGTCGAGGCGGAATTTTACGCCACCTGCACAAGAAAGCCAAGCGTTTACCGGGGAAATCCGTTTCTTATCGAGGCTGCAATCGCATACGGATTCAAAACTGAACAGGATAGCGGCAACGGCGATGATGAGGACAAACAAGTACAAATGGAACTGAAGCGGTTCGCCAACCGCGTACCCCTGCTCTATCAGCAGGGTGCGTGCGCCATCCACAAAGCGGTTACCGAAATCAACTGGCGAAACTACAGCCTTTCGCAGTCAAGAGGCGCTTTGCCGATGGGGCCAATCATTCTTATGGTTCATATCGCATCGGTATGGGTGCCGTTTACTTCGGAAAGCAAGGAAGCTATTGCCCATTATCCGGAAATAATAAAAGAAATAAAGCTGGCCATTCAGGAATGCGGACGCAAACTCGGAATGCACCTGAGGAGACAAAAACGCATTAAACAGGAATTAGCCAAAAGAGGCTATATCGAAACATACCTGCCTTATATTGGGGAGGCACTGCAAGAAATACTTGACCTTAAAACTGAACAGGTTAAAACTGTAGTGTCCAGGCTCAAGGAAGTACTTGAGAAAACCAGACAAATATAG
- the serA gene encoding phosphoglycerate dehydrogenase: MIKILITDKLAKEGIELLKAMKDVEPVVKTGISPEELISIIGEYDGLIVRSETKVTAKVLEKSGKLRGIARAGAGIDNIDVPAATKKGILVMNTPGGNTLSAAEHTMALMLSLSRHIAPASTKFKGGEWDKKSFMGNQLNNKVLGIIGLGRIGMAVAKMSTGFNMKILGYDPVATPPDAEKLGIEITSDLEKIFKEADIITVHVPKNEQTLNMIGEAQFKMMKPTTKIINCARGGIINEDALYDALEKKTIAAAALDVFTEEPPVKNKRYEKIPNILVTPHLGASTAEAQVEVAVEAAQILADYLKTGVIKNAVNAPSTGGATPPVVSAYATLAQRIGTLVSVIAGGQIRKVELQYRGSIAEHSVGVVTSSFQIGLLQSSSEDPVNMVNVSALAKERGISIDVTKNTEAKNVASGFGVKVTTAKGACTFTGTVFNEKIMRIIEINGFNVEMTPADNAMIIFNDDKPGVIGAVGTVLGKHSINIQTMGVGQKAAEKKAILAVSLDAMPDEKAIKEISALGFVNEVHVCKLS, translated from the coding sequence ATGATTAAAATTCTTATTACCGACAAGCTGGCAAAAGAAGGTATTGAACTGCTCAAGGCTATGAAAGATGTCGAACCGGTAGTTAAAACCGGCATCAGTCCGGAAGAACTTATTTCAATCATCGGAGAGTATGACGGACTTATCGTAAGAAGCGAGACAAAAGTAACAGCCAAGGTGCTCGAAAAGAGCGGGAAACTGCGAGGCATTGCACGAGCAGGAGCAGGCATCGATAATATCGATGTTCCGGCAGCAACGAAAAAAGGCATACTCGTAATGAACACGCCCGGCGGAAATACGCTAAGCGCGGCTGAACATACGATGGCCCTGATGCTGTCGCTGAGCAGGCATATCGCACCGGCAAGCACCAAATTCAAAGGCGGCGAATGGGACAAGAAAAGTTTTATGGGCAACCAGCTCAACAATAAAGTTCTCGGCATAATCGGCCTGGGACGAATCGGAATGGCCGTAGCGAAGATGTCAACCGGGTTCAATATGAAAATTCTCGGATACGACCCTGTCGCGACGCCGCCGGACGCGGAGAAACTCGGAATTGAAATTACCAGCGACCTTGAAAAAATCTTCAAAGAAGCTGACATTATCACAGTGCACGTTCCGAAAAACGAACAGACTCTCAATATGATTGGCGAAGCACAGTTTAAGATGATGAAGCCGACTACAAAAATAATCAACTGCGCACGAGGCGGAATTATTAATGAAGACGCCCTGTACGATGCTTTGGAGAAAAAGACCATCGCAGCGGCGGCTCTCGATGTGTTTACAGAAGAGCCTCCCGTGAAAAACAAGAGATATGAAAAAATTCCGAATATTCTTGTTACTCCGCATTTGGGAGCAAGCACGGCAGAGGCACAGGTCGAGGTCGCCGTTGAAGCGGCACAGATTCTGGCCGATTATCTGAAAACCGGGGTAATTAAAAACGCAGTAAACGCACCGTCTACCGGCGGAGCGACACCCCCTGTCGTAAGCGCATACGCGACACTGGCGCAGAGAATCGGAACGCTTGTAAGCGTCATCGCAGGCGGCCAAATCAGGAAAGTCGAGCTGCAATACCGCGGTTCCATCGCCGAGCACAGCGTAGGAGTGGTAACCAGTTCGTTTCAAATCGGCCTGCTGCAGTCTTCATCTGAAGACCCGGTCAATATGGTAAACGTATCGGCACTGGCGAAGGAAAGAGGCATTAGTATCGACGTAACAAAGAATACTGAAGCCAAGAACGTCGCCTCAGGTTTCGGCGTTAAAGTTACCACTGCGAAAGGCGCCTGTACTTTCACAGGCACCGTTTTCAACGAGAAAATAATGAGAATTATCGAAATCAACGGTTTCAATGTCGAAATGACGCCTGCTGATAACGCGATGATTATCTTCAACGACGACAAGCCCGGTGTAATCGGAGCTGTCGGTACGGTACTCGGCAAGCACAGCATCAATATCCAGACAATGGGCGTAGGACAAAAGGCCGCTGAGAAAAAAGCGATTCTGGCCGTCAGTCTCGACGCTATGCCGGATGAAAAAGCCATAAAGGAAATATCGGCGCTTGGATTCGTTAATGAAGTCCATGTTTGCAAACTGAGCTAA
- a CDS encoding inositol monophosphatase has translation MAPDNKDLSRFLETAVVAARLAGQYALEHINYVKTYAKSSSELVTDADSRCQQIIIDTIMQNFPDHGIIAEEGKDNKLFKQPPRGDSDLWWLIDPIDGTNNYSQRILSFAVSIGLMSQGRPVLGVIFDPATDSMFTAAGDAPAQYNNVKIGINDKDIEFFQTIGIESLFTEGVPGWITCLQGLLRCRSLGTTALHLAYVAKGSFIAGIMHNPKLWDIAAGAFIAESAGAIVTDWKGDSLWPVDVNAYSGGPFTVLAANKKVHKKLVDMIAAK, from the coding sequence ATGGCTCCTGATAATAAGGATTTAAGCAGATTTCTCGAAACAGCCGTTGTCGCGGCCCGTCTTGCCGGCCAGTATGCCCTTGAGCACATAAACTACGTAAAAACCTATGCCAAAAGTTCCTCCGAGCTTGTAACAGATGCCGACTCGCGCTGCCAGCAGATTATAATCGATACGATTATGCAGAATTTCCCCGACCACGGCATTATAGCCGAGGAAGGCAAGGACAATAAACTTTTCAAACAGCCGCCTCGCGGCGACAGCGACCTGTGGTGGTTAATCGACCCAATCGACGGTACAAATAATTATTCGCAGAGGATTCTGAGTTTTGCGGTCAGTATCGGCTTAATGAGTCAGGGCCGGCCTGTCCTTGGCGTGATTTTTGACCCTGCCACAGATTCGATGTTTACAGCCGCCGGCGACGCTCCCGCTCAATACAATAATGTAAAAATAGGAATCAATGATAAGGATATTGAATTTTTTCAGACCATCGGCATAGAAAGTTTATTTACCGAAGGTGTGCCCGGCTGGATTACATGTCTTCAGGGACTTTTACGATGCCGCAGTCTCGGCACAACGGCTCTGCATCTTGCTTATGTCGCCAAAGGTTCGTTCATTGCGGGTATTATGCACAATCCAAAGCTCTGGGATATAGCAGCCGGGGCATTTATTGCCGAATCCGCAGGCGCGATTGTTACCGATTGGAAGGGCGATTCTCTTTGGCCGGTGGATGTGAATGCTTACAGCGGCGGGCCATTTACAGTTTTGGCCGCCAATAAAAAAGTTCACAAAAAACTCGTTGATATGATTGCAGCTAAGTAA
- a CDS encoding SprT family zinc-dependent metalloprotease, which translates to MMQNNKASTIVKHPMLPTAPVVFTKSTRARRLSISIKPFKPVRVTIPVRVSLKKAQEFFESNLQWITKALARMKKTELLKSAQPPLPPIDRNNAKAVLTARLNYWAQKYNFSYNKVFIKNQKSRWGSCSGKNNINLNMNLVRLPQELADYVIIHELVHTKVRNHSKRFWSELDKYMENARMMSKKLRNHSLSIHYAA; encoded by the coding sequence ATGATGCAGAACAACAAAGCTTCAACGATAGTAAAACATCCTATGCTCCCGACGGCACCTGTCGTTTTTACTAAATCCACAAGAGCCAGGAGACTATCAATATCCATCAAGCCATTTAAGCCCGTCAGGGTTACCATTCCCGTCAGAGTATCGCTGAAAAAAGCACAGGAATTTTTCGAGTCCAATCTTCAGTGGATTACGAAAGCTCTTGCCAGGATGAAAAAAACAGAGCTGCTGAAATCTGCCCAGCCGCCTTTGCCTCCCATCGACAGGAACAACGCGAAAGCTGTTCTTACTGCCAGACTGAATTACTGGGCGCAAAAATATAACTTTTCATACAATAAAGTTTTTATAAAAAATCAAAAATCCAGATGGGGCAGCTGCTCCGGCAAAAATAATATTAATCTCAATATGAATCTCGTCAGACTGCCTCAGGAACTTGCCGACTACGTTATAATACACGAATTAGTCCATACCAAAGTAAGGAATCACAGCAAAAGGTTCTGGAGCGAGCTTGATAAATATATGGAAAACGCCCGTATGATGAGCAAAAAGCTGAGGAATCACAGTTTGAGCATCCATTACGCGGCGTAA
- a CDS encoding cold-shock protein produces the protein MSTGTVKWFNADKGFGFITPDDGGNDLFVHHSEVKTTGYATLSENQKVKFEVGQGKKGPCANNVTPA, from the coding sequence ATGAGTACAGGTACAGTAAAATGGTTTAATGCAGACAAAGGTTTTGGGTTTATTACTCCAGATGACGGCGGCAACGATTTGTTCGTCCATCATTCAGAAGTTAAGACTACCGGCTATGCAACACTCAGCGAAAACCAAAAGGTTAAGTTCGAAGTAGGACAGGGCAAAAAAGGCCCATGTGCCAACAATGTAACACCAGCCTAA
- the pelA gene encoding pectate lyase produces the protein MNKKIIALTVLSLLFCSTSQAGNNAGDKENLIDTNDFYNSAHHWYDIYDDKNIINPEPNRPRCKTTQIKEIADNVLLYQRDNGGWPKNYDMLAILTDAQKAKIIAVKPVPYTTFDNCTTYSHIKYLAKAYQIIKDEKYKEGALRGIDFALSAQYANGGWPQYFPLEKKYSKCITFNDDAMTGVMKMLKDIIEKKPYYSFVDKARRKKAKIAFDKGLDCILKCQINDNGRLTGWCQQHDPDSLAPAKARAYELPSICNREGTMVVLFLMSIDKPSKEVINSVQAAIKWIDDSKIMGIRVEEFNTPPFQTPLRLLKTDKRVVEDKNAPPIWARFYELGTYRPLFSNRQSQRLYSLAEVDRERRAYGWYTYDPQRALDAYPAWQKKWAPKQNALKK, from the coding sequence ATGAATAAAAAAATAATTGCGCTGACGGTATTGTCGTTATTATTCTGCTCTACTTCACAGGCCGGAAATAACGCGGGAGATAAGGAAAACCTGATAGATACAAACGATTTTTACAACAGCGCACATCACTGGTACGATATTTATGACGATAAGAATATAATTAACCCCGAACCGAACCGGCCCCGCTGCAAGACAACACAAATAAAGGAAATCGCAGACAATGTTCTTCTCTACCAGAGAGACAACGGCGGCTGGCCAAAGAATTATGATATGCTGGCGATACTAACCGATGCACAAAAAGCAAAAATAATCGCGGTAAAACCCGTTCCATATACGACATTCGACAACTGTACGACATATTCACATATAAAATACCTCGCAAAGGCGTATCAAATCATCAAAGATGAAAAATATAAAGAAGGCGCGCTGCGCGGAATAGACTTTGCGCTGTCGGCACAATACGCCAACGGCGGCTGGCCGCAGTATTTCCCCCTCGAAAAAAAATACAGCAAATGTATTACGTTCAACGACGACGCTATGACGGGCGTTATGAAAATGCTCAAGGATATCATAGAAAAGAAACCTTATTATTCTTTCGTCGATAAAGCCCGACGGAAAAAAGCCAAAATCGCTTTTGATAAAGGTTTGGACTGCATACTCAAATGCCAGATAAATGACAACGGCAGATTGACCGGGTGGTGCCAGCAGCATGACCCCGATAGCCTGGCCCCCGCCAAAGCAAGAGCGTACGAACTGCCGAGCATCTGCAACAGAGAAGGCACAATGGTAGTTTTGTTTTTGATGAGCATAGACAAACCGAGTAAAGAAGTCATTAATTCCGTGCAGGCGGCAATAAAATGGATTGATGATTCTAAAATTATGGGAATCAGAGTCGAGGAATTTAATACTCCGCCGTTCCAGACACCACTTAGACTTTTAAAAACAGATAAAAGAGTCGTCGAGGATAAGAACGCTCCGCCGATATGGGCGAGGTTCTATGAACTCGGAACGTACAGACCTCTATTCAGCAACAGGCAAAGTCAGCGGCTTTATTCTCTGGCAGAAGTGGACAGGGAACGAAGGGCTTACGGCTGGTACACTTACGACCCGCAGCGGGCTTTGGACGCGTATCCTGCCTGGCAGAAAAAATGGGCGCCAAAGCAAAATGCCCTGAAAAAGTAA